The Aminithiophilus ramosus genome contains a region encoding:
- a CDS encoding Sapep family Mn(2+)-dependent dipeptidase, producing MVLSQLQSLQEDLLAEIGRSVAIASVQEAEEEGAPFGRPVRQALDHALDLSRRLGFRAVNVGDMAGYAEYGEGPEMVAVLGHLDVVPAGEGWTRDPFGMTREGNRFYGRGVLDNKGPILTALFALKAVVEAGWPLRRRVRILFGCNEESGCRCMERYVRTEELPVAGFTPDGAYPIINAEKGMINAFCEAPFGGDGPLSVVSLKGGTAPNIVPSRAEALLCGGAALLDEVLDVVRRWKGPEGSSVEALSREEGLLLVAKGLPAHGSMPEKGVNAIACLFDLLGGLPLSGEQESLVEAFNALIGRETDGASLGLALSDALSGALTVNVGTALAGGGKIAFVLNIRFPVTFAAPDVVASLGKGLSKGGIALASEFHHDPLYVSPQSELIGKLQKVYLEITHREPALLAIGGGTYAKSMPNVVAFGPVFPGQEFKVHEADEYWTVDDMMVNARIMAHAIIELAR from the coding sequence ATGGTCCTTTCGCAGCTGCAATCCCTTCAGGAAGATCTCTTGGCGGAAATCGGCCGCAGCGTCGCCATCGCCAGCGTTCAGGAGGCAGAAGAGGAGGGAGCTCCCTTCGGCAGGCCCGTCCGGCAGGCCCTGGACCACGCCCTCGATCTCTCCCGCCGACTGGGTTTCCGGGCCGTCAACGTCGGCGATATGGCCGGATACGCCGAATACGGAGAGGGCCCGGAGATGGTGGCCGTCCTGGGCCATCTCGACGTCGTCCCCGCCGGCGAGGGGTGGACGCGGGACCCCTTCGGCATGACGCGGGAGGGGAACCGCTTCTACGGCCGCGGCGTCCTCGACAACAAGGGCCCCATCCTGACGGCTCTCTTCGCCCTCAAGGCCGTCGTCGAGGCGGGATGGCCCCTGAGGCGGCGCGTGCGCATCCTCTTCGGCTGCAACGAGGAGTCGGGCTGCCGCTGCATGGAGCGCTACGTCAGGACGGAAGAGCTTCCCGTGGCCGGCTTCACGCCCGACGGCGCCTACCCGATCATCAACGCCGAGAAGGGGATGATCAACGCCTTCTGTGAGGCCCCCTTCGGCGGCGACGGTCCCCTCTCCGTCGTCTCCCTCAAGGGGGGGACGGCGCCCAACATCGTTCCCTCCCGCGCCGAAGCCCTTCTGTGCGGCGGCGCCGCCCTTCTGGACGAGGTCCTCGACGTCGTCCGGCGCTGGAAAGGCCCCGAGGGAAGCTCCGTCGAGGCCCTTTCCCGGGAGGAGGGGCTCCTCCTCGTCGCGAAGGGCCTCCCGGCCCACGGCAGCATGCCCGAAAAGGGCGTCAACGCCATCGCCTGCCTCTTCGATCTCCTCGGAGGGCTGCCTCTTTCGGGAGAACAGGAAAGCCTCGTCGAGGCCTTCAACGCCCTCATCGGCCGGGAGACGGACGGCGCCTCCCTGGGGCTGGCCCTCTCCGACGCCCTTTCGGGGGCCCTGACCGTCAACGTCGGCACCGCTCTCGCCGGAGGGGGGAAGATCGCCTTCGTCCTCAACATCCGATTTCCCGTCACCTTCGCGGCTCCCGACGTGGTGGCCTCCCTCGGGAAGGGGCTCTCGAAGGGCGGAATCGCCCTGGCATCGGAGTTCCATCACGACCCCCTCTACGTGTCGCCCCAGTCGGAGCTGATCGGCAAGCTCCAGAAGGTCTACCTCGAGATCACCCACAGGGAGCCGGCGCTCCTGGCCATCGGCGGAGGCACCTACGCCAAGTCGATGCCCAACGTCGTCGCCTTCGGCCCCGTCTTTCCCGGCCAGGAGTTCAAGGTCCACGAGGCCGACGAATACTGGACCGTCGACGACATGATGGTCAACGCCCGCATCATGGCCCACGCCATCATCGAACTGGCCCGCTGA